The proteins below are encoded in one region of Danio rerio strain Tuebingen ecotype United States chromosome 14, GRCz12tu, whole genome shotgun sequence:
- the synpo gene encoding synaptopodin isoform X2 — MERKTNLSRSASLSEKELKEARTKSQIIAAQLQANSSSKGVQLFNRRRQRVNAFTLVSVGGGGSEALENVINPSNECPQTWDKPQPTDDQHRELNNKNIKTALARSAGGISNNNNIMEEAGEFTHEDEESRHFLPVNEKDEELSEEHVKDEDTISTAMQRSSQDGVRYEGVQNGYSTQCNGKSTTTKQQTIVNRTARPFFSPTTVGSPKATSPEIPSSMTPQNFSSLHTRPVFSPPPPPSYPTPPLPSHPETHSPSPRASSFYIRPSVPRPTFVPEHLKSESRPVTPIKTGILDEGRVRRGTRKSMFTFQEKPTVAPSPELLSLVQGTDVKKKAKPQPDAAQEEELLALGAEASNFLAKNEEEDIHKEAVVPEWASSLKSSRTRARTEHKPEQALTNASGKGAQLFAKRQSRMEKFVHDSKDLRSPSPTMSLPPSWVYPSNMPGRVKAIVNSSNISAQLSKTLQAQQATQKKTIPAKTPAPAPPPEVPLENGCTKIEMELSRHQPYQLSSSLFIFNPTKDPYSTLPRSPKPVSQSYSRQTSLPTSPSPYTSSSSYRSAHCFSPPLTPQTAGSISSPERVASPRSNVQAPRPVFSAKKAGIAPQIKQEIPAPSPVPSPGSRTPNLSRRFTSPEVLSSGVWSPSGSLVSSSPIYKPTPIHKPVPKYEPTVTSSPGVYKPTISSSPVSPPWENRCQSPAVIPDTKANHRILAKNIINAAKRKNSPSPGRNNLPISHGTLPYEYKPISPFQPRMLGARSPTLTSPSPTRMMQSPVRLYNTRSLTDSDASLESEDSPAPRSYNTCPRGWSAGLQVKRGGISEDL, encoded by the exons ACCTCAGCCGCAGTGCCAGTTTGTCTGAAAAGGAGCTAAAGGAGGCTCGAACCAAGAGTCAGATCATCGCCGCTCAGCTCCAAGCCAACTCCAGCTCAAAAGGCGTCCAGCTTTTCAACCGTCGCAGACAGAGAGTCAACGCTTTCACGCTCGTGAGCGTTGGAGGAGGCGGATCCGAGGCGCTCGAGAATGTAATTAATCCATCTAATGAATGTCCACAGACATGGGACAAACCACAGCCAACTGACGACCAGCACAGAGAGTTGAAtaacaagaacataaaaacagCTCTCGCCCGGTCAGCCGGTGGAatcagcaataataataacatcatggAAGAGGCCGGGGAGTTTACTCACGAGGATGAGGAAAGCAGACACTTTCTACCGGTCAACGAGAAAGATGAAGAGCTCTCAGAAGAGCATGTGAAGGATGAAGACACAATTTCTACCGCCATGCAAAGATCTAGCCAAGATGGAGTTCGCTATGAGGGAGTCCAGAATGGTTACAGCACACAGTGCAATggaaaatcaacaacaacaaaacagcagACTATCGTAAACAGAACAGCTCGACCGTTCTTCTCTCCGACAACAGTAGGATCTCCAAAAGCTACAAGTCCAGAAATCCCTTCCTCAATGACACCACAAAACTTCTCAAGCTTGCACACAAGACCAGTTTTCTCTCCACCACCTCCACCTTCATATCCAACTCCTCCTCTTCCAAGCCATCCTGAAACTCATTCTCCATCACCCCGAGCTTCTTCCTTCTACATCCGGCCTTCAGTTCCGAGGCCTACGTTTGTTCCTGAACACTTAAAAAGCGAGTCAAGACCCGTAACACCCATCAAAACAGGCATTTTGGATGAGGGACGGGTGCGCAGAGGAACCCGCAAATCGATGTTCACCTTTCAGGAGAAGCCGACGGTGGCTCCGAGTCCTGAGCTGCTTTCTTTGGTTCAGGGAACGGATGTGAAGAAGAAAGCGAAGCCGCAGCCAGACGCGGCGCAGGAGGAGGAGCTGCTGGCGCTCGGAGCCGAAGCCTCAAACTTTCTAGCAAAAAACGAGGAGGAGGATATTCACAAAGAAGCTGTGGTGCCGGAGTGGGCCTCCAGTTTGAAGAGCTCCAGGACACGTGCCAGGACGGAACACAAGCCCGAGCAGGCCCTGACCAACGCTTCAGGAAAAGGAGCTCAACTTTTTGCCAAACGCCAATCGAGGATGGAAAAATTCGTCCATGACAGCAAGGATCTCAGATCTCCGTCTCCTACAATGTCTTTACCTCCCTCATGGGTGTATCCGTCTAACATGCCCGGGCGAGTGAAGGCCATAGTGAACTCCTCCAATATAAGTGCACAGCTTTCTAAAACTCTCCAAGCTCAACAAGCCACTCAGAAAAAGACCATCCCTGCCAAAACGCCAGCTCCTGCACCACCTCCAGAGGTTCCCTTAGAGAACGGCTGCACTAAAATCGAAATGGAGCTGTCTAGACATCAGCCTTATCAGCTCAGCTCATCGCTTTTTATCTTCAACCCGACGAAAGACCCGTACAGCACTCTTCCTAGATCTCCAAAACCCGTCAGTCAGTCATACTCCAGACAAACCTCCCTCCCTACAAGCCCATCACCGTACACTTCATCCTCCTCCTATCGCTCAGCTCATTGTTTTTCTCCTCCCCTGACGCCTCAAACTGCTGGATCCATCAGTTCTCCTGAACGCGTGGCTTCACCTCGGTCTAATGTTCAAGCTCCACGTCCTGTATTCTCCGCTAAAAAAGCTGGCATCGCCCCACAG ATTAAGCAGGAGATCCCAGCACCCAGTCCGGTTCCCAGTCCTGGCTCCAGGACCCCCAACCTCAGCCGACGCTTCACCAGCCCAGAGGTGCTCTCTAGCGGGGTCTGGTCCCCCAGCGGCTCCCTAGTGTCCTCCAGCCCAATCTACAAACCAACACCTATCCATAAACCCGTCCCGAAATATGAGCCCACCGTCACTTCATCTCCAGGAGTCTACAAGCCAACAATCAGCAGCTCTCCAGTGTCTCCGCCATGGGAAAACAGATGCCAGTCGCCCGCCGTCATCCCGGACACCAAAGCCAACCACCGCATTTTAGCCAAAAACATCATCAACGCCGCCAAGCGTAAAAACAGTCCGTCTCCCGGCCGCAATAATCTCCCCATTTCCCACGGGACTTTGCCTTACGAATATAAACCAATCAGTCCATTTCAGCCGCGGATGCTTGGTGCACGCTCGCCCACACTTACCAGCCCGTCTCCGACCCGGATGATGCAGTCGCCAGTGCGTTTGTACAACACGCGCTCGCTGACCGACTCTGACGCATCGCTGGAGTCTGAGGATTCGCCAGCGCCTCGCAGCTACAATACCTGCCCTCGTGGATGGAGCGCAGGTCTGCAGGTCAAAAGAGGAGGCATTTCTGAAGACCTGTAG
- the synpo gene encoding synaptopodin isoform X3: MEEAGEFTHEDEESRHFLPVNEKDEELSEEHVKDEDTISTAMQRSSQDGVRYEGVQNGYSTQCNGKSTTTKQQTIVNRTARPFFSPTTVGSPKATSPEIPSSMTPQNFSSLHTRPVFSPPPPPSYPTPPLPSHPETHSPSPRASSFYIRPSVPRPTFVPEHLKSESRPVTPIKTGILDEGRVRRGTRKSMFTFQEKPTVAPSPELLSLVQGTDVKKKAKPQPDAAQEEELLALGAEASNFLAKNEEEDIHKEAVVPEWASSLKSSRTRARTEHKPEQALTNASGKGAQLFAKRQSRMEKFVHDSKDLRSPSPTMSLPPSWVYPSNMPGRVKAIVNSSNISAQLSKTLQAQQATQKKTIPAKTPAPAPPPEVPLENGCTKIEMELSRHQPYQLSSSLFIFNPTKDPYSTLPRSPKPVSQSYSRQTSLPTSPSPYTSSSSYRSAHCFSPPLTPQTAGSISSPERVASPRSNVQAPRPVFSAKKAGIAPQIKQEIPAPSPVPSPGSRTPNLSRRFTSPEVLSSGVWSPSGSLVSSSPIYKPTPIHKPVPKYEPTVTSSPGVYKPTISSSPVSPPWENRCQSPAVIPDTKANHRILAKNIINAAKRKNSPSPGRNNLPISHGTLPYEYKPISPFQPRMLGARSPTLTSPSPTRMMQSPVRLYNTRSLTDSDASLESEDSPAPRSYNTCPRGWSAGLQVKRGGISEDL; this comes from the exons atggAAGAGGCCGGGGAGTTTACTCACGAGGATGAGGAAAGCAGACACTTTCTACCGGTCAACGAGAAAGATGAAGAGCTCTCAGAAGAGCATGTGAAGGATGAAGACACAATTTCTACCGCCATGCAAAGATCTAGCCAAGATGGAGTTCGCTATGAGGGAGTCCAGAATGGTTACAGCACACAGTGCAATggaaaatcaacaacaacaaaacagcagACTATCGTAAACAGAACAGCTCGACCGTTCTTCTCTCCGACAACAGTAGGATCTCCAAAAGCTACAAGTCCAGAAATCCCTTCCTCAATGACACCACAAAACTTCTCAAGCTTGCACACAAGACCAGTTTTCTCTCCACCACCTCCACCTTCATATCCAACTCCTCCTCTTCCAAGCCATCCTGAAACTCATTCTCCATCACCCCGAGCTTCTTCCTTCTACATCCGGCCTTCAGTTCCGAGGCCTACGTTTGTTCCTGAACACTTAAAAAGCGAGTCAAGACCCGTAACACCCATCAAAACAGGCATTTTGGATGAGGGACGGGTGCGCAGAGGAACCCGCAAATCGATGTTCACCTTTCAGGAGAAGCCGACGGTGGCTCCGAGTCCTGAGCTGCTTTCTTTGGTTCAGGGAACGGATGTGAAGAAGAAAGCGAAGCCGCAGCCAGACGCGGCGCAGGAGGAGGAGCTGCTGGCGCTCGGAGCCGAAGCCTCAAACTTTCTAGCAAAAAACGAGGAGGAGGATATTCACAAAGAAGCTGTGGTGCCGGAGTGGGCCTCCAGTTTGAAGAGCTCCAGGACACGTGCCAGGACGGAACACAAGCCCGAGCAGGCCCTGACCAACGCTTCAGGAAAAGGAGCTCAACTTTTTGCCAAACGCCAATCGAGGATGGAAAAATTCGTCCATGACAGCAAGGATCTCAGATCTCCGTCTCCTACAATGTCTTTACCTCCCTCATGGGTGTATCCGTCTAACATGCCCGGGCGAGTGAAGGCCATAGTGAACTCCTCCAATATAAGTGCACAGCTTTCTAAAACTCTCCAAGCTCAACAAGCCACTCAGAAAAAGACCATCCCTGCCAAAACGCCAGCTCCTGCACCACCTCCAGAGGTTCCCTTAGAGAACGGCTGCACTAAAATCGAAATGGAGCTGTCTAGACATCAGCCTTATCAGCTCAGCTCATCGCTTTTTATCTTCAACCCGACGAAAGACCCGTACAGCACTCTTCCTAGATCTCCAAAACCCGTCAGTCAGTCATACTCCAGACAAACCTCCCTCCCTACAAGCCCATCACCGTACACTTCATCCTCCTCCTATCGCTCAGCTCATTGTTTTTCTCCTCCCCTGACGCCTCAAACTGCTGGATCCATCAGTTCTCCTGAACGCGTGGCTTCACCTCGGTCTAATGTTCAAGCTCCACGTCCTGTATTCTCCGCTAAAAAAGCTGGCATCGCCCCACAG ATTAAGCAGGAGATCCCAGCACCCAGTCCGGTTCCCAGTCCTGGCTCCAGGACCCCCAACCTCAGCCGACGCTTCACCAGCCCAGAGGTGCTCTCTAGCGGGGTCTGGTCCCCCAGCGGCTCCCTAGTGTCCTCCAGCCCAATCTACAAACCAACACCTATCCATAAACCCGTCCCGAAATATGAGCCCACCGTCACTTCATCTCCAGGAGTCTACAAGCCAACAATCAGCAGCTCTCCAGTGTCTCCGCCATGGGAAAACAGATGCCAGTCGCCCGCCGTCATCCCGGACACCAAAGCCAACCACCGCATTTTAGCCAAAAACATCATCAACGCCGCCAAGCGTAAAAACAGTCCGTCTCCCGGCCGCAATAATCTCCCCATTTCCCACGGGACTTTGCCTTACGAATATAAACCAATCAGTCCATTTCAGCCGCGGATGCTTGGTGCACGCTCGCCCACACTTACCAGCCCGTCTCCGACCCGGATGATGCAGTCGCCAGTGCGTTTGTACAACACGCGCTCGCTGACCGACTCTGACGCATCGCTGGAGTCTGAGGATTCGCCAGCGCCTCGCAGCTACAATACCTGCCCTCGTGGATGGAGCGCAGGTCTGCAGGTCAAAAGAGGAGGCATTTCTGAAGACCTGTAG
- the synpo gene encoding synaptopodin isoform X1 produces the protein MEYKHASTRRGDSWSGTSCTRENSSLETLRSDILEKDELRGLTSCRMERKTNLSRSASLSEKELKEARTKSQIIAAQLQANSSSKGVQLFNRRRQRVNAFTLVSVGGGGSEALENVINPSNECPQTWDKPQPTDDQHRELNNKNIKTALARSAGGISNNNNIMEEAGEFTHEDEESRHFLPVNEKDEELSEEHVKDEDTISTAMQRSSQDGVRYEGVQNGYSTQCNGKSTTTKQQTIVNRTARPFFSPTTVGSPKATSPEIPSSMTPQNFSSLHTRPVFSPPPPPSYPTPPLPSHPETHSPSPRASSFYIRPSVPRPTFVPEHLKSESRPVTPIKTGILDEGRVRRGTRKSMFTFQEKPTVAPSPELLSLVQGTDVKKKAKPQPDAAQEEELLALGAEASNFLAKNEEEDIHKEAVVPEWASSLKSSRTRARTEHKPEQALTNASGKGAQLFAKRQSRMEKFVHDSKDLRSPSPTMSLPPSWVYPSNMPGRVKAIVNSSNISAQLSKTLQAQQATQKKTIPAKTPAPAPPPEVPLENGCTKIEMELSRHQPYQLSSSLFIFNPTKDPYSTLPRSPKPVSQSYSRQTSLPTSPSPYTSSSSYRSAHCFSPPLTPQTAGSISSPERVASPRSNVQAPRPVFSAKKAGIAPQIKQEIPAPSPVPSPGSRTPNLSRRFTSPEVLSSGVWSPSGSLVSSSPIYKPTPIHKPVPKYEPTVTSSPGVYKPTISSSPVSPPWENRCQSPAVIPDTKANHRILAKNIINAAKRKNSPSPGRNNLPISHGTLPYEYKPISPFQPRMLGARSPTLTSPSPTRMMQSPVRLYNTRSLTDSDASLESEDSPAPRSYNTCPRGWSAGLQVKRGGISEDL, from the exons ACCTCAGCCGCAGTGCCAGTTTGTCTGAAAAGGAGCTAAAGGAGGCTCGAACCAAGAGTCAGATCATCGCCGCTCAGCTCCAAGCCAACTCCAGCTCAAAAGGCGTCCAGCTTTTCAACCGTCGCAGACAGAGAGTCAACGCTTTCACGCTCGTGAGCGTTGGAGGAGGCGGATCCGAGGCGCTCGAGAATGTAATTAATCCATCTAATGAATGTCCACAGACATGGGACAAACCACAGCCAACTGACGACCAGCACAGAGAGTTGAAtaacaagaacataaaaacagCTCTCGCCCGGTCAGCCGGTGGAatcagcaataataataacatcatggAAGAGGCCGGGGAGTTTACTCACGAGGATGAGGAAAGCAGACACTTTCTACCGGTCAACGAGAAAGATGAAGAGCTCTCAGAAGAGCATGTGAAGGATGAAGACACAATTTCTACCGCCATGCAAAGATCTAGCCAAGATGGAGTTCGCTATGAGGGAGTCCAGAATGGTTACAGCACACAGTGCAATggaaaatcaacaacaacaaaacagcagACTATCGTAAACAGAACAGCTCGACCGTTCTTCTCTCCGACAACAGTAGGATCTCCAAAAGCTACAAGTCCAGAAATCCCTTCCTCAATGACACCACAAAACTTCTCAAGCTTGCACACAAGACCAGTTTTCTCTCCACCACCTCCACCTTCATATCCAACTCCTCCTCTTCCAAGCCATCCTGAAACTCATTCTCCATCACCCCGAGCTTCTTCCTTCTACATCCGGCCTTCAGTTCCGAGGCCTACGTTTGTTCCTGAACACTTAAAAAGCGAGTCAAGACCCGTAACACCCATCAAAACAGGCATTTTGGATGAGGGACGGGTGCGCAGAGGAACCCGCAAATCGATGTTCACCTTTCAGGAGAAGCCGACGGTGGCTCCGAGTCCTGAGCTGCTTTCTTTGGTTCAGGGAACGGATGTGAAGAAGAAAGCGAAGCCGCAGCCAGACGCGGCGCAGGAGGAGGAGCTGCTGGCGCTCGGAGCCGAAGCCTCAAACTTTCTAGCAAAAAACGAGGAGGAGGATATTCACAAAGAAGCTGTGGTGCCGGAGTGGGCCTCCAGTTTGAAGAGCTCCAGGACACGTGCCAGGACGGAACACAAGCCCGAGCAGGCCCTGACCAACGCTTCAGGAAAAGGAGCTCAACTTTTTGCCAAACGCCAATCGAGGATGGAAAAATTCGTCCATGACAGCAAGGATCTCAGATCTCCGTCTCCTACAATGTCTTTACCTCCCTCATGGGTGTATCCGTCTAACATGCCCGGGCGAGTGAAGGCCATAGTGAACTCCTCCAATATAAGTGCACAGCTTTCTAAAACTCTCCAAGCTCAACAAGCCACTCAGAAAAAGACCATCCCTGCCAAAACGCCAGCTCCTGCACCACCTCCAGAGGTTCCCTTAGAGAACGGCTGCACTAAAATCGAAATGGAGCTGTCTAGACATCAGCCTTATCAGCTCAGCTCATCGCTTTTTATCTTCAACCCGACGAAAGACCCGTACAGCACTCTTCCTAGATCTCCAAAACCCGTCAGTCAGTCATACTCCAGACAAACCTCCCTCCCTACAAGCCCATCACCGTACACTTCATCCTCCTCCTATCGCTCAGCTCATTGTTTTTCTCCTCCCCTGACGCCTCAAACTGCTGGATCCATCAGTTCTCCTGAACGCGTGGCTTCACCTCGGTCTAATGTTCAAGCTCCACGTCCTGTATTCTCCGCTAAAAAAGCTGGCATCGCCCCACAG ATTAAGCAGGAGATCCCAGCACCCAGTCCGGTTCCCAGTCCTGGCTCCAGGACCCCCAACCTCAGCCGACGCTTCACCAGCCCAGAGGTGCTCTCTAGCGGGGTCTGGTCCCCCAGCGGCTCCCTAGTGTCCTCCAGCCCAATCTACAAACCAACACCTATCCATAAACCCGTCCCGAAATATGAGCCCACCGTCACTTCATCTCCAGGAGTCTACAAGCCAACAATCAGCAGCTCTCCAGTGTCTCCGCCATGGGAAAACAGATGCCAGTCGCCCGCCGTCATCCCGGACACCAAAGCCAACCACCGCATTTTAGCCAAAAACATCATCAACGCCGCCAAGCGTAAAAACAGTCCGTCTCCCGGCCGCAATAATCTCCCCATTTCCCACGGGACTTTGCCTTACGAATATAAACCAATCAGTCCATTTCAGCCGCGGATGCTTGGTGCACGCTCGCCCACACTTACCAGCCCGTCTCCGACCCGGATGATGCAGTCGCCAGTGCGTTTGTACAACACGCGCTCGCTGACCGACTCTGACGCATCGCTGGAGTCTGAGGATTCGCCAGCGCCTCGCAGCTACAATACCTGCCCTCGTGGATGGAGCGCAGGTCTGCAGGTCAAAAGAGGAGGCATTTCTGAAGACCTGTAG